The following proteins come from a genomic window of Melospiza melodia melodia isolate bMelMel2 unplaced genomic scaffold, bMelMel2.pri scaffold_32, whole genome shotgun sequence:
- the LOC134434132 gene encoding olfactory receptor 14J1-like: protein LHYGTLLGSRACAHMAAAAWASAFLNALLQTANTFSLPLCHGNALGQFFCEIPQILKLSCSKSHLREFGLLAVSACLSLGCFVFIVFTYVQILRAVLRIPSEQGRHKAFSTCLPHLAVVSLFLSTGTFAYLKPPSMSSPSLDLALSFLYSVVPPTGTRVT, encoded by the exons ctgcactatgggaccctcctgggcagcagagcttgtgcccacatggcagcagctgcctgggccagtgcctttctcaatgctctgctgcagacagccaatacattttccctgcccttgtgccatggcaatgccctgggccagttcttctgtgaaatcccccagatcctcaagctctcctgctccaaatcccacctcagggaatttgggctgcttgctgttagtgcctgtttatcattgggttgttttgtgttcattgtttttacCTATGTACAGATCttaagggctgtgctgaggatcccctctgagcagggacggcacaaagccttttccacctgcctccctcacctggccgtggtctccctgttcctcagcactggcacatttgcctacctgaagcccccctccatgtcctccccatcactggatctggccctgtcatttctgtactcggtggtgcctcca actggaacaaGAGTGACCTAA